Proteins from a single region of Mailhella massiliensis:
- the rsmH gene encoding 16S rRNA (cytosine(1402)-N(4))-methyltransferase RsmH, with protein sequence MPHRPQSASSVTAENAKHVSVLLPEVLEALAPRPGGRYLDGTLGLAGHSSALMEKSGGKAFLCGLDRDPQALLRAQKRLEPYGDHCRLFSLEYASFADALDALGWENVDGALLDIGVSSLQLDVAERGFSLHGDAPLDMRMDMGGLSHEGREPWTESAHTVVNMADMNTLRRIIETYGEDPQAARIARAIVEERQKAPIETTGRLADIVWHAYPAKWRETARNHPATRTFQAIRMVVNDELGQLERFLDAILPRLAVGGRLAVITFHSLEDRIVKQRFRTWSSDCLCPPHLPRCVCNHHAEVRLLTKKPIVPGKDELLINPRSGSAKLRVVEKLPPFKKEELS encoded by the coding sequence ATGCCTCATCGTCCGCAATCCGCATCTTCCGTCACCGCCGAGAATGCAAAACATGTTTCCGTGCTTCTTCCCGAAGTGCTGGAGGCTCTTGCTCCGCGCCCCGGCGGCCGTTATCTCGACGGCACCCTGGGTCTTGCCGGGCACTCCTCCGCCCTCATGGAAAAAAGCGGCGGCAAGGCCTTTCTCTGCGGGCTGGACAGAGACCCGCAGGCCCTTTTGCGCGCGCAGAAGCGCCTTGAACCCTACGGCGATCACTGCCGCCTGTTTTCTCTGGAATACGCATCCTTCGCCGACGCGCTGGACGCGCTCGGGTGGGAAAACGTGGACGGCGCGCTTCTCGACATCGGCGTGTCCTCCCTTCAGCTCGACGTTGCGGAACGCGGCTTCTCCCTGCACGGCGACGCGCCGCTCGACATGCGCATGGACATGGGCGGCCTTTCCCATGAGGGAAGGGAACCCTGGACGGAGTCGGCCCATACGGTGGTGAACATGGCGGACATGAACACCCTGCGCCGCATCATCGAAACCTACGGGGAAGACCCGCAGGCGGCGCGCATCGCCCGGGCCATCGTGGAAGAGCGGCAGAAAGCGCCCATCGAGACCACGGGCCGCCTTGCCGACATCGTCTGGCACGCCTACCCCGCCAAATGGCGCGAAACGGCGCGCAACCATCCGGCCACGCGCACCTTCCAGGCCATACGCATGGTGGTGAACGACGAACTCGGCCAGCTCGAACGCTTTCTCGACGCCATTCTGCCGCGGCTTGCCGTGGGCGGAAGGCTTGCGGTCATCACCTTCCATTCTCTGGAAGACCGCATCGTCAAGCAGCGTTTCCGCACCTGGAGCAGCGACTGTCTGTGCCCGCCGCACCTTCCGCGCTGCGTGTGCAACCATCACGCCGAGGTGCGCCTGCTCACGAAAAAACCCATCGTTCCGGGAAAGGACGAACTTCTCATCAACCCGAGATCCGGCAGCGCGAAGCTTCGCGTCGTGGAGAAACTGCCGCCGTTCAAGAAGGAGGAGCTGTCATGA
- a CDS encoding dynamin family protein gives MEKHLETIEPAVTAADIMPQLPGSEPPGLSSEDRLILLLASAAQERGRLSAEAWSRASEAFFAVFAPNLDVLVSEYARSEAERRFFVLQTHFHAALLQAPLPPEHFAADRELAPAIAALGPEKAALYRDAVRSLSSSYAAVAEPAGQAPRAALPEPGRGMHNMPSVEGWRALFRPAPKEEQPRVVMEGGVAQRRSPRKSFLSPTIAALSTMLSEAGAACTDMASLAMNQYGGAARYLRELRTQRLFALFSPREEDFAVAPGFEKAAGLSLSMERAAMDAGALETARALGDFRHLMAEQPYTLVVLGEGKRGKSSLVNALLAGEYSPVRESVPETAAVARFRWGEEFSGVVHFLSGEECARIGEYFSAEGGEGAFTERIAALRENVGEHGERRIQSPEELRSFLSAEEKGSLFSARVEVELAADILRHGLVLVDTPGLNATDPVQNVLAFEECLAADCLVFVMDARRPESASEQELLRQLARSGRAASVIGVVTGVDRLNERQSRADAMARAKLLMESAASCGMKVLGLLEVNAREAMEQRLAGRAGAEDFRRLCALVEKAASEKTKNAHTRDERIRERGAAIAALAREEAQKVRERELGRLPDIRHEELLHAHVQRLESVMQSCSSQVWSVASAASVDMDAWRKEQERALDSWQETIVLRIMDAANRHADSLGYTGMFRQKNWKSFDEEDVPRIARESLEELLAGRRDVQKDWNEKLRQFGERMREISVLCLEAVAVDDVDLQSMSEVPFKRERWLVNASSLMKKMGLVAVGMAIRRGGGVGLGIVLGNMGWWAVLPVAVVGSLVWTLMKLGNPSRCRRIFMERKEEAVRKWVQEQRARLEELLNQNMEELTAAYGRAVSEGFVPALAVLAEEASAMRTYLEVLGKIRAGVSARAEHTLRLAGDLEKALCLPPGGEAPARS, from the coding sequence ATGGAAAAACATCTTGAGACTATCGAACCTGCCGTGACGGCTGCGGACATCATGCCGCAGCTTCCGGGCTCCGAGCCGCCCGGGCTTTCTTCCGAAGACAGGCTCATTCTTCTTCTCGCCTCCGCCGCGCAGGAGCGGGGCAGACTTTCCGCCGAAGCGTGGAGCAGGGCTTCCGAAGCGTTCTTTGCCGTGTTCGCCCCGAATCTCGACGTTCTGGTGAGCGAATACGCCCGTTCCGAGGCGGAGCGCCGCTTTTTCGTTTTGCAGACGCATTTTCACGCCGCGCTTCTCCAGGCCCCCCTGCCCCCGGAGCATTTTGCCGCCGACAGGGAACTTGCCCCGGCCATCGCCGCCCTCGGCCCGGAGAAGGCCGCCCTTTACCGCGACGCGGTGCGTTCCCTTTCCTCCTCCTATGCCGCCGTTGCGGAACCTGCCGGGCAGGCTCCGCGCGCGGCTCTGCCCGAACCCGGCAGGGGGATGCACAACATGCCTTCCGTGGAGGGGTGGCGCGCGCTGTTCCGCCCCGCGCCGAAGGAGGAGCAGCCCCGCGTGGTGATGGAAGGGGGCGTGGCCCAGCGCAGAAGCCCCAGAAAGAGTTTTCTTTCCCCCACCATTGCGGCGCTTTCCACCATGCTTTCCGAAGCGGGCGCGGCCTGTACCGACATGGCCTCTCTGGCCATGAATCAGTACGGCGGCGCGGCCCGTTATCTGCGGGAACTGCGCACGCAGCGCCTTTTCGCCCTGTTTTCTCCCCGCGAGGAGGATTTTGCCGTTGCCCCGGGCTTTGAAAAGGCGGCCGGACTTTCCCTTTCCATGGAAAGGGCCGCCATGGATGCGGGCGCGCTGGAAACGGCCCGCGCTCTCGGCGATTTCCGTCATCTCATGGCGGAGCAGCCCTATACGCTGGTGGTGCTCGGAGAGGGCAAGCGCGGCAAGAGTTCTCTGGTCAACGCGCTGCTTGCCGGGGAATATTCCCCGGTGCGCGAATCCGTGCCGGAAACGGCGGCGGTGGCGCGTTTCCGCTGGGGAGAGGAGTTTTCCGGCGTCGTGCATTTTCTGAGCGGCGAGGAGTGCGCCCGCATAGGCGAATATTTTTCGGCGGAAGGGGGAGAAGGCGCGTTTACCGAACGCATCGCCGCGCTGCGGGAAAACGTGGGAGAACACGGCGAGAGGAGGATTCAGTCCCCCGAGGAGCTGCGTTCCTTCCTTTCCGCAGAAGAGAAGGGCAGCCTTTTTTCCGCCCGCGTGGAAGTGGAACTTGCCGCGGACATTCTGCGGCACGGCCTTGTGCTCGTGGATACCCCCGGTCTCAACGCCACCGACCCGGTCCAGAACGTGCTGGCCTTTGAAGAGTGCCTTGCCGCGGACTGTCTGGTCTTCGTCATGGACGCGCGCAGGCCGGAATCGGCCTCGGAACAGGAGCTGCTGCGTCAGCTTGCCCGCTCCGGCAGGGCCGCTTCCGTCATCGGCGTGGTGACGGGCGTGGACAGACTCAATGAAAGGCAGAGCAGGGCCGACGCCATGGCGCGGGCGAAGCTGCTCATGGAAAGCGCCGCTTCCTGCGGCATGAAGGTGCTCGGCCTTCTGGAAGTGAACGCGCGCGAGGCCATGGAGCAGCGCCTTGCGGGCCGTGCAGGAGCGGAAGATTTCCGCCGTCTGTGCGCGCTGGTGGAAAAGGCCGCTTCGGAAAAAACGAAGAACGCGCATACTCGCGATGAGCGCATCCGGGAACGGGGCGCGGCCATTGCCGCCCTTGCCCGGGAAGAGGCGCAGAAGGTGCGGGAAAGGGAACTCGGCCGCCTGCCGGATATCCGCCACGAAGAGCTTCTTCATGCCCATGTGCAGCGGCTGGAAAGCGTGATGCAGAGCTGTTCCTCTCAGGTGTGGTCCGTGGCGAGCGCCGCTTCCGTGGATATGGATGCCTGGCGCAAGGAACAGGAACGGGCGCTGGATTCCTGGCAGGAAACCATTGTGCTGCGCATCATGGACGCCGCAAACCGCCATGCCGATTCCCTGGGCTATACCGGCATGTTCCGCCAGAAGAACTGGAAGAGCTTCGACGAGGAGGACGTGCCGCGCATCGCGCGGGAATCGCTGGAAGAACTGCTTGCCGGACGCCGCGACGTGCAGAAGGACTGGAACGAAAAGCTGCGTCAGTTCGGCGAACGTATGCGCGAGATTTCCGTGCTCTGCCTTGAGGCCGTGGCCGTGGACGACGTGGACCTGCAGTCCATGAGCGAGGTGCCCTTTAAACGGGAACGCTGGCTCGTCAACGCTTCCTCGCTCATGAAGAAGATGGGCCTTGTGGCCGTGGGCATGGCCATACGCCGCGGCGGCGGTGTGGGCCTCGGCATCGTGCTCGGGAACATGGGCTGGTGGGCCGTGCTGCCCGTGGCCGTGGTGGGAAGCCTTGTGTGGACGCTGATGAAGCTGGGCAACCCTTCCCGCTGCCGCCGTATCTTCATGGAACGCAAGGAAGAGGCCGTGCGTAAATGGGTGCAGGAACAGCGCGCCCGCCTTGAGGAACTGCTCAACCAGAACATGGAGGAACTTACCGCCGCCTACGGCAGAGCCGTGAGCGAAGGCTTCGTGCCCGCCCTTGCCGTGCTCGCCGAAGAGGCTTCCGCCATGCGTACCTATCTTGAGGTGCTCGGGAAAATCCGTGCCGGCGTCTCCGCCCGTGCCGAACATACCCTGCGCCTTGCCGGAGACCTGGAAAAGGCCCTCTGCCTCCCGCCGGGCGGCGAAGCCCCGGCCCGGAGCTGA
- a CDS encoding UDP-N-acetylmuramoyl-tripeptide--D-alanyl-D-alanine ligase: MTLEQAARHAQATVLHPSSVTLTGACTDNRQAKPGDIFVALRGERADGHDFAEAAVGAGASAVLAERDPFGGRPVAPVLLVENSTAALGRMAHAWRLAFPGRVAGITGTAGKTTTKELLAHILSMAGKTARNRMNLNSQIGMPVSMLSTDGDEAFWVMEAGISHPNDMDELGPVLQPDLAIILNVGAGHSLGLGDRGTAYYKSRLLAHLAEGGMALVSADYDDLAKEARALRPDTVFFSIKGKDVPYRAGYLGLDENGRGHYRLELDGEELTVTCALSGPYAAENILAAAAAARLFGLDAEAIQKGVESAPFPAQRFAKHEIPGWTVIDDTYNANPLSARRMLEAAAELADGKDFVCVMGAMGELGSVAEEEHEQLGRELARTGCKAVFWVGGHAAEVEKGLKSLDFPGFFAVVPEPEDFLPAFGRWEQGRGNARKGLVIFKGSRVNRMERLVTLFMERKNHAL, translated from the coding sequence ATGACGCTGGAACAGGCCGCAAGGCACGCACAGGCCACGGTTCTCCACCCTTCTTCCGTCACGCTCACGGGAGCCTGCACGGACAACCGGCAGGCGAAGCCCGGCGACATTTTCGTCGCCCTGCGCGGCGAACGCGCGGACGGGCATGACTTTGCCGAAGCGGCGGTCGGGGCCGGGGCCTCGGCCGTGCTTGCCGAACGCGATCCCTTCGGCGGCAGGCCGGTCGCCCCCGTGCTTCTGGTGGAAAACAGCACGGCCGCGCTCGGGCGCATGGCCCATGCCTGGCGGCTCGCCTTCCCGGGCCGCGTGGCGGGCATCACCGGCACGGCGGGGAAAACGACCACCAAGGAACTGCTGGCCCACATCCTCTCCATGGCGGGCAAGACGGCGCGCAACCGCATGAACCTGAACTCGCAGATAGGTATGCCCGTCTCCATGCTCTCGACGGACGGCGACGAGGCCTTCTGGGTCATGGAAGCGGGCATCAGTCACCCGAACGACATGGACGAACTCGGGCCCGTGCTTCAGCCCGATCTCGCCATCATTCTCAACGTGGGCGCAGGCCACTCTCTGGGCCTCGGCGACAGGGGCACGGCCTACTACAAATCGCGCCTTCTCGCACACCTGGCAGAAGGCGGCATGGCCCTCGTGAGCGCCGATTACGACGACCTTGCGAAGGAGGCCCGCGCCCTGCGCCCCGACACCGTCTTCTTTTCCATTAAAGGAAAGGACGTTCCCTACAGGGCGGGGTATCTCGGACTTGACGAAAACGGCCGGGGACACTACCGTCTGGAACTCGACGGCGAAGAGCTCACCGTGACATGCGCCCTTTCCGGGCCGTACGCGGCGGAAAACATCCTTGCGGCCGCGGCCGCGGCCCGTCTTTTCGGCCTGGATGCGGAAGCCATACAAAAAGGCGTGGAAAGCGCCCCCTTCCCTGCCCAGCGCTTCGCAAAGCACGAAATACCGGGCTGGACGGTCATCGACGACACCTACAACGCCAATCCTCTTTCCGCCCGGCGCATGCTGGAGGCGGCGGCGGAACTTGCGGACGGAAAGGACTTCGTCTGCGTCATGGGCGCCATGGGGGAACTCGGCAGCGTGGCGGAAGAAGAGCACGAACAGCTCGGCAGAGAACTCGCCCGCACGGGCTGCAAGGCCGTGTTCTGGGTGGGCGGCCATGCCGCAGAGGTGGAAAAGGGGCTGAAAAGCCTCGACTTTCCGGGATTTTTCGCCGTCGTGCCCGAACCGGAGGATTTTCTTCCCGCCTTCGGGCGCTGGGAACAGGGCCGGGGCAACGCCCGGAAGGGCCTTGTGATCTTCAAGGGCTCGCGCGTCAACCGTATGGAACGCCTCGTCACTCTTTTCATGGAACGGAAAAACCATGCTCTATAA
- a CDS encoding UDP-N-acetylmuramoyl-L-alanyl-D-glutamate--2,6-diaminopimelate ligase, protein MRITPAQLCEELRTSLRNIQTDSRLVEQGDVFVALPAAVPGERSKTAAHIRMALEKGAWAVVAPARSVERMNLKTKGDKDHAWLLCEDSRAMLGTLAAARFGTEKSDVPVIAVTGTNGKTTCAYLLEHLYKSRGIPVGVMGTISYRWPGHVEAAPLTTPGCLALHRAMKDMRDAGAKAVIMEVSSHAVDQKRIAGINFSAVAFTNLTQDHLDYHKTMENYFQAKRALFADFPLRRKAMVITNDDPYGHRLLEEFPQALGVGIRTPLANRPFLLADVRRADTEGLSLHFYWQKNREERLDWVLHSPLIGLHNANNLCTVCGLALSMGFSVEDLKCLSRFTGVPGRLERIVVPSATWMAGAQTGVFVDYAHTPDALIHVLKTLRAARFARLITVFGCGGDRDRTKRPLMGEAVAEMSDIAIVTSDNPRTEDPEAIIDDIMPGLEKARHVYREADRRKALELAVGLLRPGDALLVAGKGHEDYQIIGTTKHHFSDQEILKELISCR, encoded by the coding sequence ATGCGCATCACCCCTGCCCAGCTCTGCGAAGAACTCCGCACCAGCCTTCGCAATATTCAGACCGATTCCCGCCTTGTGGAACAGGGCGACGTGTTCGTGGCCCTTCCCGCCGCCGTTCCCGGAGAACGCAGCAAAACGGCGGCGCACATCCGCATGGCGCTGGAAAAAGGCGCCTGGGCGGTGGTCGCGCCCGCCCGCAGCGTGGAGAGGATGAACCTCAAGACCAAGGGCGACAAGGATCACGCCTGGCTTCTGTGCGAAGATTCCCGCGCCATGCTCGGCACGCTGGCCGCCGCGCGCTTCGGCACGGAAAAAAGCGACGTGCCGGTCATCGCCGTCACGGGCACCAACGGCAAGACCACCTGCGCCTACCTGCTGGAACATCTCTACAAGTCCAGGGGCATTCCCGTGGGCGTGATGGGCACCATAAGCTACCGCTGGCCGGGGCATGTGGAGGCCGCCCCCCTCACCACGCCGGGCTGCCTCGCCCTGCACCGCGCCATGAAGGACATGCGCGACGCGGGCGCAAAGGCCGTGATCATGGAAGTTTCCTCCCATGCCGTGGATCAGAAGCGCATCGCGGGCATCAACTTCAGCGCCGTGGCCTTCACCAATCTCACGCAGGACCATCTGGACTATCACAAGACCATGGAAAACTACTTCCAGGCCAAGCGCGCGCTTTTTGCGGATTTTCCCCTGCGCCGCAAGGCCATGGTCATCACCAACGACGACCCGTACGGCCACAGGCTGCTGGAGGAATTTCCCCAGGCCCTGGGCGTGGGCATACGCACCCCGCTTGCGAACCGCCCCTTCCTGCTGGCCGACGTGCGCCGCGCCGATACGGAAGGCCTCTCCCTGCATTTCTACTGGCAGAAGAACCGCGAGGAGCGGCTCGACTGGGTGCTGCACAGCCCGCTCATCGGCCTGCACAACGCAAACAACCTGTGCACGGTGTGCGGCCTGGCCCTCAGCATGGGCTTTTCCGTGGAAGATCTCAAATGCCTTTCCCGCTTCACGGGGGTTCCGGGCAGGCTTGAACGCATCGTCGTGCCTTCCGCCACCTGGATGGCGGGCGCGCAGACCGGCGTGTTCGTGGATTACGCCCACACGCCCGACGCCCTCATCCATGTGCTCAAAACCCTGCGCGCCGCGCGCTTTGCCCGCCTCATCACGGTGTTCGGCTGCGGCGGCGACAGAGACCGCACCAAGCGCCCGCTCATGGGCGAAGCCGTGGCGGAAATGAGCGACATCGCCATCGTCACTTCCGACAATCCCCGCACGGAAGACCCGGAAGCCATCATCGACGACATCATGCCCGGTCTGGAAAAAGCGCGCCACGTCTACCGCGAGGCCGACCGCCGCAAGGCGCTCGAGCTTGCCGTGGGCCTGCTGCGGCCCGGCGACGCGCTGCTCGTGGCGGGCAAGGGGCATGAAGACTATCAGATCATCGGGACCACGAAGCATCACTTCAGTGACCAGGAAATACTCAAGGAGCTGATCTCGTGCAGATGA
- a CDS encoding penicillin-binding protein: protein MRPNSSSSSSSRLSGRRRANRRLPSSQPSAASGKGLFSRIRARWLWLLGQRFHYAAAIFIVCWLLLWFRAFEVQVLLGPVYSDMAERQHTYTEVIEGARGSILDRNGRVLARSVACQSVYANPRVMEDINDAAERLAPILKRDTAELAATFRKNKAFIWLARKVDDATATAIQKEGIPGIGLSREFERVYPYRHLAGQLLGFVGVDSHGLEGVELAYDDRLRGTSVKSRVSRNAAEQILNQKEEAADQRGEDITLTIDVQVQFIAEDVIADAVRSSGARWGGVLVSEVASGEILAWAQYPFFNPNNYREASSTIYRNRLAGDGLEPGSTFKPLVMATALEEKLVTPDTKIFCENGVWRTRYAPIRDDTHAYGELTATEIISRSSNIGMAKIGLMLGAPKMHSYLSRLGFGQKTGIGIHESRGILRSPRDWSELDLMSTSFGQSLSVTGIQMLQAYTILADGGEFRPLSLVMNEPGRGEIASGQRIFSKRTTRTVLKMMEETVDGNGTGTRARIPGLRVAGKTGTAQKADHSGRGYSRKRLASFGGIVPADEPRYVIYVMLDEPTTTGYGGAIAAPVFQKVASRTLAYNGYLPDVTFAMAEQAKERALTPAQREQRKKDAIYLANLAKYRAEKARKERERAQKMAGKVIADNTLMPNLQGLTLRKTIETCVARGIIPTMEGSGTFVLRQSPAPGSRISEDSTCTVWLTDTPPDSENTSAAKE from the coding sequence ATGCGCCCGAACAGCTCTTCCTCGTCGTCGTCCCGGCTGTCGGGGCGGCGACGCGCCAATCGCCGTCTTCCCTCCAGTCAGCCCTCTGCCGCCTCCGGCAAAGGGCTGTTCTCGCGCATACGCGCGCGCTGGCTGTGGCTGCTCGGGCAACGCTTCCACTATGCGGCGGCCATCTTCATCGTCTGCTGGCTGCTTCTGTGGTTCCGCGCCTTCGAGGTGCAGGTACTGCTCGGCCCGGTGTACAGCGACATGGCCGAACGCCAGCATACCTATACCGAAGTCATCGAAGGGGCGCGCGGCAGCATTCTCGACCGCAACGGCCGCGTGCTGGCCCGCAGCGTGGCCTGCCAGTCGGTGTACGCGAACCCCCGCGTCATGGAAGACATCAACGACGCGGCCGAACGCCTCGCCCCCATTCTCAAGAGAGATACCGCGGAACTTGCCGCCACCTTCCGCAAGAACAAGGCCTTCATCTGGCTGGCCCGCAAGGTGGACGACGCCACCGCCACGGCCATTCAGAAGGAAGGCATTCCCGGCATCGGCCTTTCGCGCGAGTTCGAGCGCGTGTATCCCTACCGGCACCTGGCCGGGCAGCTTCTCGGCTTCGTGGGGGTGGACAGCCACGGCCTCGAAGGCGTGGAACTCGCCTACGACGACAGGCTGCGCGGCACCAGCGTGAAAAGCCGCGTATCGCGCAACGCCGCCGAGCAGATTCTGAACCAGAAGGAAGAAGCCGCGGACCAGCGCGGGGAGGACATCACCCTCACCATCGACGTGCAGGTGCAGTTCATCGCCGAAGACGTCATTGCCGACGCGGTGCGCTCCTCGGGCGCGCGCTGGGGCGGCGTGCTCGTTTCCGAGGTGGCGAGCGGGGAAATCCTCGCCTGGGCGCAGTACCCCTTCTTCAATCCCAACAACTACCGGGAGGCAAGCTCCACCATCTACCGCAACCGCCTTGCGGGCGACGGTCTGGAACCCGGTTCCACCTTCAAGCCGCTGGTCATGGCCACCGCGCTGGAGGAAAAGCTCGTCACGCCCGACACCAAGATTTTCTGCGAAAACGGCGTGTGGCGCACCCGCTACGCGCCCATACGCGACGATACCCACGCCTACGGCGAACTCACGGCCACGGAAATCATTTCCCGTTCCAGCAACATCGGCATGGCCAAGATAGGGCTCATGCTGGGCGCGCCCAAGATGCATTCCTACCTTTCGCGTCTGGGCTTCGGTCAGAAAACGGGCATAGGCATTCACGAAAGCCGGGGCATTCTGCGTTCCCCGCGCGACTGGAGCGAGCTCGACCTCATGTCCACCTCCTTCGGGCAGAGCCTTTCGGTCACGGGCATCCAGATGCTTCAGGCCTACACCATTCTGGCCGACGGCGGGGAGTTCAGGCCGCTCAGTCTGGTCATGAACGAACCGGGCCGGGGCGAAATCGCCTCGGGCCAGCGCATCTTCTCCAAAAGAACCACGCGCACCGTGCTCAAGATGATGGAGGAAACCGTAGACGGCAACGGCACGGGCACCCGCGCCCGCATTCCCGGTCTCCGGGTGGCGGGCAAGACGGGCACGGCCCAGAAGGCCGACCATTCCGGCCGCGGCTACAGCAGAAAGCGCCTTGCCTCCTTCGGCGGCATCGTTCCTGCGGACGAACCGCGCTACGTCATCTACGTCATGCTCGACGAACCCACCACCACGGGGTACGGCGGCGCCATCGCCGCGCCCGTGTTCCAGAAGGTGGCCTCGCGCACGCTGGCCTACAACGGCTATCTGCCGGACGTGACCTTCGCCATGGCCGAGCAGGCAAAGGAACGGGCGCTCACCCCCGCCCAGAGGGAACAGCGCAAGAAAGACGCCATCTACCTCGCCAACCTTGCCAAGTACCGCGCGGAAAAGGCCCGCAAGGAACGCGAACGCGCCCAGAAAATGGCCGGCAAGGTCATTGCGGACAACACCCTCATGCCCAATCTTCAGGGGCTGACCCTCAGAAAAACCATAGAAACCTGCGTGGCGCGCGGCATCATTCCCACCATGGAGGGCAGCGGCACCTTCGTTCTCAGGCAGAGCCCGGCCCCGGGCAGCCGCATCAGCGAAGACAGCACCTGCACCGTGTGGCTCACCGACACCCCGCCCGATTCCGAAAACACCTCCGCGGCAAAGGAGTAA
- the pyk gene encoding pyruvate kinase, which translates to MRTKIVATVGPASCDREKLAQLADAGVSVFRLNFSHGDPDFFREVVSNIREIEKECGRPLTIMQDLPGPKIRIGILPEGRIELHRGDKLTLGRERREKEDLPFIPFDHPRILSALVPGDTLVLADGGLRFCIEEKVEDERFIMVAQEGGAISSRKGLALPGKSLALPAITDQDREKLALGMELGVDAVAISFVQTVEDVHQIKALLHSYGRDDIPVVAKLERQNAAVENLDAIVAATDIVMVARGDLGVECPMPELPALQKHIIHTCNRAGKPVIVATQMLLSMVNTPVPTRAEVTDVANAVLDGADCVMLSDETAAGNYPIEAVRYMRKITDEAENYMLATRKLEPPRDEGDTSRFLAYTACLLAKTEDACAIVAHSVTGGAARMLAECRPSQTIYALTSNSMVEHALNFVWGVQPYCIPVNDSSISHLRRVQNFIATSNKFPMGKDVVITAGEYAPGEMRRRTNLVKIYHK; encoded by the coding sequence ATGCGTACCAAGATTGTTGCCACCGTCGGTCCTGCCAGTTGCGACCGGGAAAAGCTTGCTCAGCTGGCTGATGCGGGCGTTTCCGTCTTTCGTCTGAACTTTTCCCACGGCGACCCGGATTTCTTCCGGGAAGTGGTTTCCAACATCCGCGAGATTGAAAAGGAATGCGGCCGTCCTCTGACCATCATGCAGGACCTGCCCGGTCCCAAGATCCGCATCGGCATTCTGCCCGAAGGCCGCATCGAACTGCATCGCGGCGACAAGCTCACCCTCGGCCGTGAGCGCAGGGAAAAGGAAGACCTGCCCTTCATTCCCTTCGACCATCCCCGCATTCTTTCCGCCCTTGTTCCCGGCGACACCCTCGTGCTCGCCGACGGCGGCCTGCGCTTCTGCATTGAGGAAAAGGTGGAGGACGAACGCTTCATCATGGTCGCCCAGGAAGGCGGCGCGATTTCCTCCCGCAAGGGTCTGGCCCTGCCCGGCAAGTCTCTGGCCCTGCCCGCCATCACCGATCAGGACCGCGAAAAGCTGGCCCTCGGCATGGAACTCGGCGTGGACGCCGTGGCCATTTCTTTCGTGCAGACCGTGGAAGACGTGCATCAGATCAAGGCGCTGCTGCATTCCTACGGCCGCGACGACATCCCCGTGGTAGCCAAGCTGGAACGCCAGAACGCCGCCGTGGAGAACCTTGACGCCATCGTGGCCGCCACCGACATCGTCATGGTGGCGCGCGGCGACCTCGGCGTGGAATGCCCCATGCCCGAACTGCCCGCCCTGCAGAAGCACATCATCCACACCTGCAACCGTGCGGGCAAGCCCGTCATCGTGGCCACGCAGATGCTGCTTTCCATGGTGAACACCCCCGTGCCCACCCGTGCGGAAGTGACCGACGTGGCCAACGCCGTGCTCGACGGCGCCGACTGCGTCATGCTTTCCGACGAAACGGCCGCGGGCAACTACCCCATCGAAGCCGTGCGCTACATGCGCAAGATTACCGATGAGGCGGAAAACTACATGCTCGCCACCCGCAAGCTTGAACCTCCCAGGGATGAGGGCGACACTTCCCGCTTCCTCGCCTATACCGCCTGCCTGCTGGCCAAAACCGAAGACGCCTGCGCCATCGTGGCCCACTCCGTCACCGGCGGCGCGGCCCGTATGCTCGCCGAATGCCGTCCCAGCCAGACCATTTATGCGCTGACCTCCAACTCCATGGTGGAACATGCCCTGAACTTCGTGTGGGGCGTGCAGCCGTACTGCATTCCCGTGAACGACAGCAGCATTTCCCACCTGCGCCGCGTGCAGAACTTCATTGCCACCAGCAACAAGTTCCCCATGGGCAAGGACGTGGTCATCACCGCCGGTGAATACGCTCCCGGCGAAATGCGCCGCCGTACCAACCTGGTGAAGATCTACCACAAGTAG
- a CDS encoding division/cell wall cluster transcriptional repressor MraZ, protein MVFRGRFSRNLDQKGRLTLPPELRAAFPADDAAGPDASGSSSCAFVLTTYDGCLVAFSWKDWTELEEKFMRIPNPSPRVRAFRRLVIGGAERHVPDAQGRILLSPDHRAYAALEKEATILGLVDRFEIWNPAALRASMAPENLEGVTEELAASGIDFSL, encoded by the coding sequence ATGGTTTTCAGAGGAAGGTTCTCCCGCAACCTCGACCAGAAAGGCCGTCTGACGCTTCCGCCGGAACTGCGCGCCGCCTTCCCGGCGGATGACGCTGCAGGGCCGGATGCTTCAGGCTCGTCTTCCTGCGCCTTCGTGCTCACCACCTACGACGGCTGCCTCGTGGCGTTCTCCTGGAAGGACTGGACGGAGCTTGAAGAAAAATTCATGCGCATCCCCAACCCTTCCCCGCGGGTGCGCGCCTTCCGCCGCCTGGTCATAGGCGGGGCGGAAAGGCATGTGCCCGACGCCCAGGGCCGCATTCTGCTTTCTCCCGATCACCGCGCCTATGCCGCTCTGGAGAAGGAGGCCACCATTCTCGGTCTTGTGGACCGTTTTGAAATATGGAATCCCGCCGCGCTCCGGGCTTCCATGGCGCCGGAAAATCTGGAAGGCGTCACGGAAGAACTGGCGGCAAGCGGCATCGACTTTTCCCTCTAG